One stretch of Bradyrhizobium canariense DNA includes these proteins:
- the tig gene encoding trigger factor, protein MQVTETLAEGLKHEFQISVPASDLDAKADARLVDLKDKVRINGFRPGKVPVSHLKKVYGRSVMAETVEQTIRDTNSQIFTERGFRLASEPKVTMPTEEKAVDDILNGKSDLTYTVSIEVVPAIQLADFKSFTVEKPVVDVTDADVDEAIKRIADQNRSYAAKGEGAKAETGDRVTISFKGTIDGTPFDGGTGEGIPVVIGAGQFIPGFEEQLIGVAAGETRTLKVSFPKNYASEKLAGQAAEFETTATAIEAPQETKIDDEFAKTLGLESLDKLKEAARERLTAEFAGATRQRVKRMLLDRLDEAHRFEAPPSLVDEEFRLMWNSIKAEMESGGKSFADEDTTEQAAEEEYRKIADRRVRLGLVLSEIGEKNKITVTDDEVSRAVIERARSMPGREKEVWDYYRSNANALAQLRAPIYEDKVVDFILELANVTEKKVTREELFKDDDEKSAA, encoded by the coding sequence ATGCAGGTCACAGAAACCCTGGCTGAGGGATTGAAGCACGAATTCCAGATCAGCGTTCCCGCATCCGATCTCGATGCCAAGGCGGATGCTCGTCTGGTGGACCTCAAGGACAAGGTCCGTATCAACGGCTTTCGTCCGGGCAAGGTGCCGGTCAGCCACCTCAAGAAGGTGTACGGCCGTTCGGTGATGGCGGAGACCGTCGAGCAGACGATCCGCGACACCAACTCGCAGATCTTCACCGAGCGCGGCTTCCGCCTCGCAAGCGAGCCCAAGGTCACGATGCCGACGGAAGAAAAAGCCGTCGACGATATCCTCAACGGAAAGTCCGATCTGACCTACACGGTTTCGATCGAGGTGGTGCCTGCGATCCAGCTTGCGGATTTCAAGAGCTTCACCGTCGAGAAGCCGGTCGTGGACGTGACCGACGCCGACGTCGATGAAGCGATCAAGCGCATCGCCGATCAGAATCGCAGCTATGCCGCCAAGGGTGAGGGCGCGAAGGCCGAGACCGGCGACCGGGTCACCATCAGCTTCAAGGGCACCATCGACGGCACGCCGTTCGACGGTGGCACCGGCGAGGGCATTCCGGTCGTGATCGGCGCCGGGCAGTTCATTCCCGGCTTCGAGGAGCAGTTGATCGGCGTCGCGGCCGGCGAGACCCGTACGCTGAAGGTCTCTTTCCCCAAGAACTACGCGAGCGAGAAGCTGGCCGGTCAGGCGGCCGAGTTTGAGACGACGGCAACCGCGATCGAAGCGCCGCAGGAGACCAAGATCGATGACGAGTTCGCCAAGACGCTTGGCCTGGAGTCGCTCGACAAGCTGAAGGAGGCCGCGCGCGAGCGGCTGACGGCAGAATTCGCCGGCGCCACCCGCCAGCGGGTCAAGCGCATGCTGCTGGACCGTCTCGACGAGGCCCATCGCTTCGAGGCGCCGCCGTCGCTGGTCGACGAGGAATTCAGGCTGATGTGGAATTCGATCAAGGCCGAGATGGAATCCGGCGGCAAGAGCTTTGCCGACGAGGACACCACGGAACAGGCCGCCGAGGAAGAGTATCGCAAGATCGCCGATCGCCGGGTGCGGCTCGGCCTCGTGCTGTCCGAGATCGGCGAAAAGAACAAGATCACGGTTACCGACGACGAGGTGAGCCGCGCGGTGATCGAGCGCGCGCGCTCGATGCCGGGACGCGAGAAAGAGGTCTGGGACTACTATCGCAGCAATGCCAATGCGCTGGCCCAGCTTCGTGCGCCGATCTATGAGGATAAGGTCGTCGACTTCATCCTCGAACTGGCCAACGTGACCGAAAAGAAGGTCACGCGCGAAGAATTGTTCAAGGACGACGATGAGAAGAGTGCCGCGTAA
- a CDS encoding ATP-dependent Clp protease proteolytic subunit, giving the protein MRDPVETYMNLVPMVVEQTNRGERAYDIFSRLLKERIIFLTGPVEDGMSTLVVAQLLFLEAENPKKEISMYINSPGGVVTSGLAIYDTMQFIRPPVSTLCTGQAASMGSLLLAAGEKDMRFSLPNARIMVHQPSGGFQGQATDIMLHAQEILNLKKRLNEIYVKHTGQTYKAIEDALERDKFLTAEMARDFGIVDKVIDKRAEEPAPKATS; this is encoded by the coding sequence ATGCGCGATCCGGTGGAAACCTACATGAACCTCGTGCCGATGGTGGTCGAGCAGACCAACCGCGGCGAGCGCGCCTACGACATTTTTTCGCGTCTCTTGAAAGAGCGCATCATCTTCCTGACCGGACCGGTCGAGGACGGCATGTCGACGCTGGTCGTCGCGCAATTGCTGTTTCTTGAAGCCGAGAATCCGAAGAAGGAAATCTCGATGTACATCAACTCACCTGGCGGAGTGGTGACCTCGGGGCTTGCGATCTACGACACGATGCAGTTTATCCGTCCGCCGGTATCGACGCTGTGCACCGGTCAGGCGGCATCGATGGGGTCCTTGCTGCTGGCCGCGGGTGAGAAGGATATGCGGTTCTCGTTGCCGAACGCGCGGATCATGGTGCATCAGCCCTCCGGCGGTTTTCAGGGCCAGGCCACCGACATCATGCTGCATGCGCAGGAGATCCTGAACCTGAAGAAGCGGCTCAACGAGATCTACGTGAAGCACACCGGCCAGACCTACAAGGCGATCGAGGATGCGCTGGAACGCGATAAGTTCCTCACCGCCGAGATGGCCCGCGACTTCGGGATCGTCGACAAGGTGATCGACAAGCGCGCGGAAGAGCCGGCGCCGAAAGCCACCTCTTAA